One segment of Synechocystis sp. PCC 7509 DNA contains the following:
- the istB gene encoding IS21-like element helper ATPase IstB, with protein sequence MLYLKQLKLTHMLAHWESLEHQAIQEQWSYAKFLLALCEQETHRRNALRLQRTLAEAQLPTAKSFSNFDFRHCPQFNPAPLMQLAEDPAWLERAGNCLIFGPSGVGKTHLAAGLTRRMVELGKRAKFFAANALVQELQHAKLQLQLPALLRKLDRFDLLVLDDLGYVKKSEAETSVLFELIAHRYERKSLLITANQPFSQWDTIFSDSMMTVAAVDRLVHHGTIFEIKSDSYRRQAATNRSNNSQSS encoded by the coding sequence ATTCTTTACCTCAAGCAACTCAAACTGACTCATATGCTCGCTCACTGGGAATCATTGGAACACCAGGCTATACAGGAGCAATGGTCTTATGCCAAATTCTTACTAGCATTATGCGAACAAGAAACACATCGCCGCAACGCGCTCCGGTTGCAACGGACCCTCGCCGAAGCTCAACTTCCCACCGCAAAAAGTTTTTCCAACTTTGATTTTAGGCATTGCCCTCAGTTCAATCCTGCACCGCTAATGCAGTTGGCTGAAGATCCTGCTTGGTTGGAGCGGGCTGGAAATTGTCTAATTTTTGGTCCCTCTGGAGTAGGGAAGACTCATCTGGCTGCTGGTTTAACTCGTCGGATGGTGGAGTTGGGCAAGCGGGCTAAGTTCTTTGCGGCTAATGCTCTAGTCCAAGAGTTGCAGCACGCTAAACTGCAATTGCAACTGCCAGCTTTACTCAGAAAGCTCGACCGCTTCGACTTGCTGGTGCTTGACGATCTGGGCTATGTCAAAAAGTCTGAGGCGGAAACTTCGGTCTTGTTTGAGTTGATTGCTCATCGCTATGAGCGCAAAAGTCTTCTCATCACTGCTAATCAGCCTTTCAGTCAGTGGGATACGATTTTTTCCGATTCAATGATGACGGTTGCTGCTGTAGACCGCTTAGTTCATCATGGCACGATCTTTGAGATTAAGTCTGACAGCTACCGTCGTCAGGCTGCTACTAATCGCTCGAATAATTCTCAATCATCCTAA